One Polaribacter reichenbachii genomic window, TTCATTTGGTTTTTCTTGAATGTATAAATTAATCATTCTTTGTAAAGCATAATCTTCTGTAGAATTTAAAGAATCTGATATTCTATAATCTTCTATAGCTTCATCGATTAAACCTTCTTCCTCTTTATTTTTACCTCTAAACCACAACACTTCAGCTAAAGAGTTCTTAATTTTTCTATCGTATTTATAGACTATTTTTAAAGAGTCTAAAACATTTATAGCATCATCATATTGCTTATTTTGAGCAAGTAAGTTAGATAGTTTTAATTTAAAGTTTTTGTTATTAGGATAAAAGCTTAAAGCACTTTTACTGTAATTTACACCTCTTTCATAATCAGGAATTGCAGAAGAAGCATTAATAGCAATTTCTAACAATCTTTTGTTATTATTTTCTCTTGTAAGTCCGTCTTCTATAACAGGTAAAACTGCACGAAACCTTTGCTCTCTCATTAAATAAGTAGCATAAGCTTCTGTTTGCGAAACGTAAATTCTTGGGTATTTATCCTCTAAGGGATATTGTTGTTCTAAACCTCTAGTAATTTCTAAAGCATCTTCAAATAACTCCATTTCTTGATATAAAGTAGATTTTTTTACTAAATAATCAGGATTATCTGGCTCTAAACCAATTAGTTTGTCAATTTGATCTGTAGCTTCGTCATACTTTTGTAAGGCTAAATAAATTCCGAAAATTTGTTGTTCAGCCTCTTTTTGAAAATCTGGTGATGATACCAAGTCTTCAAAAATTGGTAAAGCTGCATCAAACTGTCTATTTTCTACTAACGTTTTAGCTCTACCATACATTACTAAATTATAATCGTAAGTAATATCAGTATCATTTGGGAATTTTTCATGAAGTATTAATACTTCTCTTTCAAAACGATCTTTATCTTTTATAGGTCTGTATAATTCTTTTAATTGTACTTGAAGCTTTTTGTTATTCGGACTTCTTTTTATTCCTTTTTTAAGAAAGTATTCAGCATCTACATCATAACCTTTACCTAATGCATTATTAATTACATATGTTTGTGATTCTGAATTACCATTAAGGTCTAATAATTTTTTCTGTATTTCATAAGAATCATTATACTCATTAAAATTAGCAGATTGCTGCATTAAATAAGGTAATGTTTCAGAATGAATGGTTGGGAATTTACCTTTATCAACTTCTGTTTTTATGTAAACAATAGCTTCTTCGTGTCTTCCTAATTGTTCTAATAAACCAATTTTCTTTTCAATTAATTCTGAATCTTCTCTTAGTTCTAATAAAGCTCTGTTGGTATATTGTAAGGCAATTTCTGGATCTCCTTTTAATAATTCATTTCTAATAATACCTATATAAGCTTGCTTGTTTGATGGATCATTGTCAATAACAGTTTTATATACTTGATTTGCATCGTCATATCTTCTGTTTTCTACAGCACTATTACCATCATTAAGCATAATGTAGTTGTAGTCATCTTGAATTTCGGTATCATCAGGATAAATTTGGTATAACCTTTTTAAAGCTCTTTCAGCTTCTTCATAGTTACCCATTTCTTTGTAGATTAATATTTTTCTTCTCCACCAACCTCTACTATAAGGTGTAATTTCTAATAATTCATTTACAAAACAAATAGCATCAGAATATCTTTTTGTGGTGTGCTCTATAGTTACTAAAAATCCTAAAACATCTATATCTTTTCTTCTTCTTTCGTAAACTTGTTTTAATACATATCTTGCCGTATCGTATCTACCTAACTGTAAGTTCGCTTTACCTAGAAGTGTTTTTAAATCTAAATCTTCAGGAGCTAATTGTAACCCTCTCCAACTCATTTTAGCAGCTCTTGTAAAGTTTTGTTCTGCAATATCTCTTTTAGCTTCTTCAAAATATAAATCCGAAGAATCATATACATCTTGAGCGTATGTATTAAATTGTGATATAATTGTCACAATTAATATTAGAATATACTTATTAATTTTCATAATAATTATGTGGTAATTTATGTTTTTATAGGCTCAAAATCTGAGTCTGTGCTTTTTCCTTTCTTTAATTTGTCAAAAATACTTTGTTTTTTACCTCCAGAGTTACCAGAGTTATCTCCACTATCATTACCACCACTATTACTATCAGATTTTTTCTTTTTGTCGTCTTCATTATCAAACCCTTTTCTTGTCATAGTTCCCCATGCAAGTTCTCGAGAAGTAACGTAACTGAAATAACCCTTTAAAGAGAAAAACATAATCATTGGGTGATAAATAATTGGCTCAATGAAAGCTGTAAGAAATAGCGTTAGTACTTCTCTTGTGGTGTTATAATATTTAAACGTCATTTGATCCCAAATAATTACAATTGATGAAATCATTATGGCAAATGTGTAAGAATATAATAGAATTAATGGTGCAAAGTTCCAGTTTACATAACCATAGAATAATAAAAATATTGAAAATAGTATTCCAAATGCTTCTATTATTGGTGCTAAAAACTCAAAAATAAAAATATAAGGAAATGTAATTAAACCAAGTCTTTTATAATTCGGGTTAAAGAGAATTTTTCTATGTTCACTAAACATTTGAAATAATCCACTGGCCCATCTTGTACGTTGTCTTCCTAAAATTTGAAGGTTTGGTGGTCCTTCTGTCCAACAACAAGAAAGTGGTATATAACCAATTTTGTAATCAAGTCTATTGTTCATCATATGAGCAGCCATCCTTGTCATCATATCCATATCTTCTGCGTGAGAATCTGCTCCATAACCACCGGCTTTAATGGCAATATCTTTATCGAACATACCTAAACCACCAGAAACGTTAGGTACAGAGTTTATTAATTCCCAACCCATTTTACCTAATAAATAAGATCTAATATATTCTAGTTCTTGAAAACGAGGTATAAGTGCTTTTGGAGGTCTTACTCTTGTAATAATTCCTTCTTCAATTTCGCAATTGTTAGACATTCTTAAGGTAGCACCAACTGCAATTACAGTAGTTTTAGAACTTAAAATTGGCTTAATCATTTTTGTAAGTGTATTTCTTGCCAAAATACAATCGACATCAGTATTTAAATAATATGGAAAAACAGATGCATTTAAACCTGCGTTAAATGCATCTGCTTTTGTACCACCATTTTCTTTATCAATAATTGTTAAAATATCGTACTTAGGGTTTTGAGATTTAAAAGTTCTTTTGTAAGGTTTTGTTTTAATTTTTTCTACGTATGCAAAAGGAGCTTCAATTAAATCGAATTCTTCAATTAATAGTTTTAATGTATCATCTTTACTACCATCATTTACAATAATTACTTCGAAAAGTGGGTAGTTTAATGTAAGTAGAGATTTTACATTTACAATAATTGTTTTTTCTTCATTGTAGGCTGGTGCAATTACGGATATACCTGGTGCTAGATGAGAAGCTAATAATTCTTCATCATCAATATCAGTATTATAACTCTTATATTTATTAATAGCTATAAAAGAAAATATGGCTAGTACTATGTAACTTAAAATTAATGAAGTTGCATAGAAAAATATAAAGTACTCATATATTTTTACAAAAATTTCAAACATTTATTTGTATTTTATTAAGGGTGTTTCTACATGTTGTAAAATGATAAGATCAAACCCTTTTAATGTGTTTTTTAAATTTTGAAAAGCAATCTTTCCTTCGTAACTATAGTTTAGTATAGCTTCTGCGATAATCTTTTTAGTATCTGTATTGTTAGAGTCAGAAAAAATTTCTTGTAAAAATTTAAGTGATTTTCCAGTATTAAATTTTCTAATTGTTCTTACAATTGCCACCTGACAAATTTCTGGCTCTGTATAATATCGATCAATTAATTCTTGTTCAGTTTCAGAGATATTTAATTCTCCTAAAGTTTTAATTGCTTCTGCTCTTACTAATTCGTTATCGTCTTCTAATTTTTCTATTAAAATTTCGTTTATCCCTTTTTGTTTAAAGAAACCTACCATTTTAATTAAGAAAACTACTAAAGAATCATTTTTAGAATAGTTAATCCATTTACCTAATCCTTCTAGATTTCCTCTTTCTTTTTGAAGTTCTAAATATTGCATTAGTTCAATCTGATCCCATTTACTTAAATCACGATCAAATTCATCAAAAAATCGATAAGGATCATTGGTACTTAATGCTAGATAAGAATTTCTAGCTTCACTACGAATCAGTTTGTTTTTACTGTAGGCGTATCTTAATACCTTAGAGTCAAATTTATTTAAATCTAATACAAAAGCTTCTTGAAAAGCATCTATCTTTTCACTATTAGAACGAGAATCAAATTTAGATTCTAAATGCTCTACAATACCTAATGCACTAATTATTAAAGGGTATTTTTCAGAATCTCTATTATCATTTTTAAAATCTACTAAAACACCAACTCCAATATCTAGAGATTCTCTATTAACCTCTTCTACAATATCTTCAAATTTGGTGAAAATTTCTTGTTCATTAAAATTCTTTTCTGTGAATAAAATATCTTCAAATAACTTAACGATTTCAGGTACACTATTTTTTAGTGTTTTCTGTAATCTATTATGTCTTCTTCTAATTGTATAGATAGTTATCATAAGAGCTAACGTAGCAACTATAAATGCCATTGTTAATACAATAGTTATCTGTATAATTAGAGGAAAAGTTTTTATCTTATAGATAAAAGAAAGTAGCCACTCAACGAAACCCATTTTATGTTATATTTTATTAGTCGTATAAGTGGGGGATATTTATTTAATGTAACAGGTACAAAGGTAGCTAAAATTATACCTTTGTACTTTTTATTCTATGAATTAACATATTTTATAGGTGAATAACTTCATCATAAGCGTCTGCAACTGCTTCCATTACAGCTTCACTCATTGTTGGGTGTGGGTGTATGGTTTTTAATACTTCATGACCTGTTGTTTCTAGCTTACGTCCTAAAACTGCTTCTGCAATCATATCTGTAACTCCGGCACCAATCATATGGCAACCTAACCACTCACCATATTTAGCATCAAAAATAACTTTTACAAAACCATCTGGGTTACCAGCAGCTTTTGCTTTACCAGAGGCAGAGAAAGGGAATTTACCAACTTTTAATTCGTAACCAGCTTCTTTAGCTTTAGCTTCTGTTAAGCCAACAGAAGCAATTTCTGGTGTTGCATAAGTACAACCAGGTACATTACCATAGTCAATTTTTTCTGTGTGTAAACCAGCTAATTTTTCTACACAAGTAATACCTTCTGCAGAAGCAACGTGTGCTAAAGCTTGTCCAGGAACAACATCACCAATAGCATAATAACCAGGTATGTTTGTTTGGTAATAATCGTTTACTAAGATTTTATCTCTATCAACAATAATACCGACATCTTCTAAACCAATATTTTCGATATTAGATTTAATACCAACAGCAGATAATAAAATATCAGCTTTAAGAGTTTCTTCTCCTTTTTTAGTTTTTACAGTAGCTACAACACCATCTCCAGAAGTATCAACAGATTCTACAGAAGAATTTGTCATTACTTTAACTCCAGATTTTTTTACTGAACGTTCAAATTGTTTAGAAATATCGATATCTTCTACAGGAACTAAATTTGGCATATATTCTACAATAGTTACTTCTGTACCCATTGAGTTATAAAAGTGAGCAAACTCAACACCAATTGCACCAGAACCTACAACAATCATTGATTTAGGTTGTGAAGGTAAGTTCATAGCTTGTCTGTAGCCAATCACTTTTTTACCATCTTGTGGTAAATTTGGTAACTCTCTTGAACGAGCACCTGTAGCAATTATAATATTATCAGCAGAATATTCTGTAACTGTACCATCTTCTGCAGTAACATCTACTTTTTTACCAGTTTTAATTTTACCAAAACCGTTAATTACATCTATTTTATTTTTCTTCATTAAGAACTGAACACCTTTGCTCATTCCTTCTGCAACACCTCTACTACGTTTAACTACAGCATCAAAATCCTTATCAAAAGCTTCTACTTTTAAACCATATTGATCTACATGTTTTAAATAATCATATACTTGAGCAGATTTTAACAATGCTTTTGTAGGGATACATCCCCAGTTTAAACAAATACCACCTAAAGATTCTTTTTCTACGATTGCAACTTTAAAGCCTAATTGTGATGCTCTAATTCCTGCTACATATCCTCCAGGTCCACTTCCAATAATAATGATGTCGTATTTCATAAATGTATTTATTATAATTTTTTGATAAAAAATTAAATTTAATGCTAATATAAATTAAAAAACAGCCCAAATTTAATTATAATTCGAAATCTGTTCAAATATTTAGTTCATATATTTTAAAAATAATGAATTTAATTTATTTGACAGTTATTTTTAACATTTTACATTCTTTCAGGTACTTTTATTCCTAATAATGAAAATGCATGTTTTATAGTGTCTGCAACTTTATTTGCTAACTGTACTCTAAATATTTTTTTGTTCTGATCTTCTTCTCCTAAAATTGATACATTTTGATAAAAAGAATTAAACTCTTTTACCAAATCGTAAGTGTAATTTGCAATAATTGCGGGTGAATAATTTGCAGCAGCTTGCTGAACAGTTTCAGGAAATAACGCTAATTGTTTTAATAATTCTTTTTCTTTTTCGTGTAAATTAATACTTACAGGATTAGAATAATCAAAATTAGCTTTTCTGATGATAGATTGAATTCTAGCATACGTATATTGAATGAAAGGACCTGTATTCCCTTGGAAATCTACAGAAGATTTTGGGTCGAACAAAATTCTTTTTTTAGGATCAACTTTTAAAATAAAATATTTTAATGCACCTAAACCAATCGTTTTATAAAGTTCATTTTTTTCATCATTAGAATACCCATCTAATTTGCCTAATTCTTCTGAAATATCTTTGGCAGTTGTTGTCATTTCTACCATTAAATCATCTGCATCTACAACTGTACCTTCTCTAGATTTCATTTTTCCTGAAGGCAAATCTACCATTCCATAACTTAAATGATGCAATTGTTTAGCCCAATCAAAACCTAATTTTTTAAGAATTAAAAACAATACTTGAAAATGGTAATCTTGTTCATTACCAACTGTGTAAACCATACCACCAACATCTTCATAATCTTTTACACGTTGTATAGCTGTACCAATATCTTGGGTCATATAAACTGCTGTACCATCAGAACGTAAAACAATTTTTTCGTCTAAACCATCATCCGTTAAATCGCACCAAACAGAACCATCTTCTTTTTTATAAAAAACACCTTTTTCTAAGCCTTGTGCAACTACATCTTTACCTAATAGATAAGTGTCACTTTCATAATAAAGGTTATCAAAATTAACACCTAAGTTTTTATAAGTAATGTCAAAACCACTGTACACCCAAGCATTCATAGTTTCCCAAAGTTTTACAACTTCTTCATCACCAGCTTCCCATTTTAAAAGCATTTGTTGTGCTTCTAGTAAAAGCGGAGCTTGTTTTTTAGCATCATCTTCAGAAATACCAGTAGCTACTAAATTTGCAATTTCTTTTTTGTATTCTTGGTCAAATTTCACGTAATAATTACCTACTAATTTATCACCTTTTAAATCTGTAGATTCAGGAGTTTCTCCTTCTCCGAATTTTTGCCAAGCCAACATCGATTTACAAATATGTATTCCTCTATCGTTTATAATTTGAGTTTTATAAACTTTTTTACCTGCAGCTTTTATGATTTCTGCAACAGAATAACCTAATAAATTATTACGAATATGTCCTAAATGTAGTGGTTTGTTGGTGTTTGGTGATGAATATTCTACCATTACTGCTTTTTCATCCGCCTTTGGCGATAAAAAACCATAAGTTGAATTGTTGTAAATTGTATTGAAAAATTTTGTGTAATAAGCATCATCAATAACTAGGTTTAAAAAACCTTTTACCACATTGTAACTTGTAATTTCTGATACATTTTCTACTACATATTTTCCTAATTCTTCACCAATTTGAACAGGATTTCCTTTTTTGTATCTTAACATAGGAAAAACAACAACTGTAATATCGCCATCAAACTCTTTACGAGTGGCTTGGAATTCTACTGTTGGTATTTCTGTATTATATAAAGCTAAAAAACCTTCTTTTACTTTGGTTTCTATAGTGTTTTGTATGTTCATTTTGGTCGAAAAATTGAAATGCAAATTTACATAATTTTAGCGTATACTTTTGTAGAATTAATTGTATTTTTCGAGGATGCAAAAACGGTTAGAACAATTGCCTAAATTGGCTCAAGAAGCTTTAAAGGAAAACAAGAAATATTTTACAAATTTAAGAAAAAGAACACCTAGAAATTTAGATGTTGTAGTGCAAGATTTGCACAATAAAGAGTTTGAAAAAACAGATTGTTTAGACTGTGGAAATTGTTGTAAAACAACAAGTCCTATTTTTACTGATAAAGATATAGAGCGTATTTCTAAGCATTTAAAGATGAGGGTTGCTGATTTTATTAAGACCTATTTAGAAAGAGATTCTGATGATTTTATGGTGTTAAAAACAGCACCTTGTTCTTTTTTAGACGAGTCTGATAATACTTGTTTTATTTATGATGTTAGACCAAAAGCGTGTGCAGAATATCCGCATACAGATAGACGTAAATTTATACAAATTACA contains:
- the lpdA gene encoding dihydrolipoyl dehydrogenase, which codes for MKYDIIIIGSGPGGYVAGIRASQLGFKVAIVEKESLGGICLNWGCIPTKALLKSAQVYDYLKHVDQYGLKVEAFDKDFDAVVKRSRGVAEGMSKGVQFLMKKNKIDVINGFGKIKTGKKVDVTAEDGTVTEYSADNIIIATGARSRELPNLPQDGKKVIGYRQAMNLPSQPKSMIVVGSGAIGVEFAHFYNSMGTEVTIVEYMPNLVPVEDIDISKQFERSVKKSGVKVMTNSSVESVDTSGDGVVATVKTKKGEETLKADILLSAVGIKSNIENIGLEDVGIIVDRDKILVNDYYQTNIPGYYAIGDVVPGQALAHVASAEGITCVEKLAGLHTEKIDYGNVPGCTYATPEIASVGLTEAKAKEAGYELKVGKFPFSASGKAKAAGNPDGFVKVIFDAKYGEWLGCHMIGAGVTDMIAEAVLGRKLETTGHEVLKTIHPHPTMSEAVMEAVADAYDEVIHL
- the argS gene encoding arginine--tRNA ligase, producing the protein MNIQNTIETKVKEGFLALYNTEIPTVEFQATRKEFDGDITVVVFPMLRYKKGNPVQIGEELGKYVVENVSEITSYNVVKGFLNLVIDDAYYTKFFNTIYNNSTYGFLSPKADEKAVMVEYSSPNTNKPLHLGHIRNNLLGYSVAEIIKAAGKKVYKTQIINDRGIHICKSMLAWQKFGEGETPESTDLKGDKLVGNYYVKFDQEYKKEIANLVATGISEDDAKKQAPLLLEAQQMLLKWEAGDEEVVKLWETMNAWVYSGFDITYKNLGVNFDNLYYESDTYLLGKDVVAQGLEKGVFYKKEDGSVWCDLTDDGLDEKIVLRSDGTAVYMTQDIGTAIQRVKDYEDVGGMVYTVGNEQDYHFQVLFLILKKLGFDWAKQLHHLSYGMVDLPSGKMKSREGTVVDADDLMVEMTTTAKDISEELGKLDGYSNDEKNELYKTIGLGALKYFILKVDPKKRILFDPKSSVDFQGNTGPFIQYTYARIQSIIRKANFDYSNPVSINLHEKEKELLKQLALFPETVQQAAANYSPAIIANYTYDLVKEFNSFYQNVSILGEEDQNKKIFRVQLANKVADTIKHAFSLLGIKVPERM
- a CDS encoding glycosyltransferase family 2 protein, with amino-acid sequence MFEIFVKIYEYFIFFYATSLILSYIVLAIFSFIAINKYKSYNTDIDDEELLASHLAPGISVIAPAYNEEKTIIVNVKSLLTLNYPLFEVIIVNDGSKDDTLKLLIEEFDLIEAPFAYVEKIKTKPYKRTFKSQNPKYDILTIIDKENGGTKADAFNAGLNASVFPYYLNTDVDCILARNTLTKMIKPILSSKTTVIAVGATLRMSNNCEIEEGIITRVRPPKALIPRFQELEYIRSYLLGKMGWELINSVPNVSGGLGMFDKDIAIKAGGYGADSHAEDMDMMTRMAAHMMNNRLDYKIGYIPLSCCWTEGPPNLQILGRQRTRWASGLFQMFSEHRKILFNPNYKRLGLITFPYIFIFEFLAPIIEAFGILFSIFLLFYGYVNWNFAPLILLYSYTFAIMISSIVIIWDQMTFKYYNTTREVLTLFLTAFIEPIIYHPMIMFFSLKGYFSYVTSRELAWGTMTRKGFDNEDDKKKKSDSNSGGNDSGDNSGNSGGKKQSIFDKLKKGKSTDSDFEPIKT
- a CDS encoding HEAT repeat domain-containing protein, with product MAFIVATLALMITIYTIRRRHNRLQKTLKNSVPEIVKLFEDILFTEKNFNEQEIFTKFEDIVEEVNRESLDIGVGVLVDFKNDNRDSEKYPLIISALGIVEHLESKFDSRSNSEKIDAFQEAFVLDLNKFDSKVLRYAYSKNKLIRSEARNSYLALSTNDPYRFFDEFDRDLSKWDQIELMQYLELQKERGNLEGLGKWINYSKNDSLVVFLIKMVGFFKQKGINEILIEKLEDDNELVRAEAIKTLGELNISETEQELIDRYYTEPEICQVAIVRTIRKFNTGKSLKFLQEIFSDSNNTDTKKIIAEAILNYSYEGKIAFQNLKNTLKGFDLIILQHVETPLIKYK
- a CDS encoding YkgJ family cysteine cluster protein; protein product: MQKRLEQLPKLAQEALKENKKYFTNLRKRTPRNLDVVVQDLHNKEFEKTDCLDCGNCCKTTSPIFTDKDIERISKHLKMRVADFIKTYLERDSDDFMVLKTAPCSFLDESDNTCFIYDVRPKACAEYPHTDRRKFIQITDLTIANTFICPATYNIVEALKQRLPYEYNEKKRRK
- a CDS encoding tetratricopeptide repeat protein: MTIISQFNTYAQDVYDSSDLYFEEAKRDIAEQNFTRAAKMSWRGLQLAPEDLDLKTLLGKANLQLGRYDTARYVLKQVYERRRKDIDVLGFLVTIEHTTKRYSDAICFVNELLEITPYSRGWWRRKILIYKEMGNYEEAERALKRLYQIYPDDTEIQDDYNYIMLNDGNSAVENRRYDDANQVYKTVIDNDPSNKQAYIGIIRNELLKGDPEIALQYTNRALLELREDSELIEKKIGLLEQLGRHEEAIVYIKTEVDKGKFPTIHSETLPYLMQQSANFNEYNDSYEIQKKLLDLNGNSESQTYVINNALGKGYDVDAEYFLKKGIKRSPNNKKLQVQLKELYRPIKDKDRFEREVLILHEKFPNDTDITYDYNLVMYGRAKTLVENRQFDAALPIFEDLVSSPDFQKEAEQQIFGIYLALQKYDEATDQIDKLIGLEPDNPDYLVKKSTLYQEMELFEDALEITRGLEQQYPLEDKYPRIYVSQTEAYATYLMREQRFRAVLPVIEDGLTRENNNKRLLEIAINASSAIPDYERGVNYSKSALSFYPNNKNFKLKLSNLLAQNKQYDDAINVLDSLKIVYKYDRKIKNSLAEVLWFRGKNKEEEGLIDEAIEDYRISDSLNSTEDYALQRMINLYIQEKPNEDALEIVNEKLEQYPNDNFLKYKKGIVYELMEQYDSAYYYQSFRQIDDPFERNEWNNALEVLKAAKLKNKLAATYTQASSDSTAFSTSLASLGYSHRYDEKNTFGADLNYAARRSGVGVQGGLNYSRIFTPTLYADVGVLFGSKFFPKFILYGNAYKGLNNGYDVQAGLRFSRLQNDVNFLTLNLGASRTWEDIWVSAKAILMRDDQFNYFNFAAQTRINVNTRKDYVSFIVSFGSAPFNDQLAEGETAFLDFSNVLVGAGYGYNISPKTMLLVNGSWINFKSPVTDSTALAYINQYNLSVSIITRF